Proteins encoded in a region of the Melioribacteraceae bacterium genome:
- a CDS encoding carbamoyltransferase C-terminal domain-containing protein yields the protein MVVLGVHVGHDSSAALVIDGKLVADVAEERFKRIKHYNGLPLKSIDYCLKSQNITINEVDIIAVPGIHTIPDFNFLFELGLPVTPDSRIRNLLEIAPVVPRKTLKKPPIYVKSFKKNDRTKIVNVEHHLAHAASAYYTSGDRKKQLIVTMDGAGDKVSTCIWKGEDGKIVPLKKFDTKGSLGWFYSNVTEALGWWHGDGEGKTMGLAPYGDYQKVKGLLDKFYPKFGTGDLIEPYDYGRAFIWNEGGQTEWHFDDAFEIKKLVDKHGAENIAAEAQRVLEEQAFEIIFPWMEKEKTKNLTCAGGVFLNVKLNQRLWETGKIEKQIIFPNAGDSGLASGAALYAYYSQNPEAEIYSLTDLYLGPEYSENEIEDVLKLRNLKYRKLDNATEYAAKKLAEDKIICWFQGRMESGPRALGNRSILMSANKAENKNIINARVKFREAFRPFCPSISWEKKEDYLERERDEYFMITSFTCKEDKRKNVPAVVHADHTLRPQTIKKNHNPKYWRLINDFGNMTGEYLILNTSMNIMGEPIINHPREAIRCFYDNGLDVLIMNDFVLEK from the coding sequence ATGGTTGTACTTGGTGTTCATGTTGGCCATGACAGCAGCGCGGCACTAGTTATTGACGGAAAACTAGTTGCAGACGTTGCAGAAGAAAGATTTAAACGTATTAAACATTATAACGGTCTTCCGCTAAAGTCAATAGATTATTGTTTAAAGTCACAAAACATTACCATTAATGAAGTAGATATAATCGCAGTACCAGGGATCCATACAATTCCAGATTTCAATTTTTTATTCGAACTGGGATTGCCTGTAACTCCTGATTCCAGGATCCGAAATCTGCTTGAGATTGCTCCTGTTGTTCCAAGGAAAACATTGAAGAAACCACCAATTTATGTGAAATCATTCAAAAAAAATGACAGAACAAAAATAGTTAATGTAGAACATCATTTAGCGCACGCTGCTTCAGCATATTACACAAGCGGAGATAGGAAAAAACAACTTATTGTAACTATGGATGGTGCCGGAGATAAGGTATCAACATGCATTTGGAAAGGTGAAGATGGTAAAATTGTACCGCTAAAAAAATTTGATACAAAAGGTTCTCTTGGGTGGTTTTACAGCAACGTAACTGAGGCATTAGGTTGGTGGCATGGAGATGGTGAAGGAAAAACAATGGGCCTAGCCCCTTATGGTGATTACCAGAAAGTAAAAGGTTTATTGGACAAATTCTATCCAAAATTCGGAACGGGCGATTTAATAGAGCCCTATGATTATGGAAGGGCATTTATTTGGAATGAAGGAGGACAAACCGAATGGCATTTTGACGATGCATTCGAGATAAAAAAACTTGTTGACAAACATGGTGCAGAAAATATTGCTGCAGAAGCTCAACGGGTGCTTGAAGAACAGGCATTTGAAATTATTTTTCCATGGATGGAAAAGGAAAAGACAAAAAATCTTACCTGCGCAGGAGGAGTATTTCTCAATGTTAAATTAAATCAGAGATTGTGGGAAACTGGAAAAATTGAAAAACAAATTATATTCCCAAATGCCGGAGATTCTGGTCTTGCTTCCGGTGCTGCGTTATATGCGTATTATTCTCAAAATCCAGAAGCTGAAATATATTCACTAACTGATCTGTATCTTGGACCGGAATACTCTGAAAATGAAATTGAGGATGTCCTTAAATTAAGAAACCTTAAATACAGGAAATTGGATAACGCTACGGAATATGCTGCAAAAAAACTAGCAGAAGATAAAATTATTTGCTGGTTCCAGGGCAGAATGGAAAGCGGGCCCAGAGCTTTAGGTAATCGTTCAATTCTAATGAGTGCCAATAAAGCGGAAAATAAAAATATAATTAATGCAAGAGTTAAGTTCAGAGAAGCATTCCGACCATTCTGTCCCTCGATTTCCTGGGAGAAAAAGGAAGATTATTTAGAAAGGGAAAGGGATGAATACTTTATGATCACATCTTTCACATGTAAAGAGGATAAACGTAAAAATGTACCAGCGGTAGTACATGCAGACCATACATTACGGCCACAGACAATAAAGAAAAACCACAATCCTAAATACTGGCGGCTTATAAATGATTTTGGAAATATGACTGGCGAATACCTTATACTAAATACATCAATGAATATAATGGGAGAGCCTATAATAAATCATCCTCGCGAGGCAATTCGCTGCTTTTATGATAATGGACTTGACGTTTTAATAATGAACGATTTTGTTCTTGAAAAATAG
- a CDS encoding glycosyltransferase family 4 protein, giving the protein MKIAWLCPYPINNIPEIRRQLNGNPDFVHSSSWIVTLSNELINNQEIELHILNVSTRAPKYFYHKIGHHLHVIPSGIPFIYKGFPSWLPIDRITYYKNLVKKFNDLLKDIKPNIVHGHGTEGPYGFGAVNSGVNSIVSIQGIISSLFKYEPSVTSWIQARIEVNTIRSGSKFGCRTNWDKSFVKHNNKNAQIFYLPEAVGDIFLETNWNGMDSDDIIVVGTICKRKGTELLLRCVPEIIKHFPRLNFKFVGGGHIKYLRKMKSLASRLGVDKNIEWVGYRNPSEIARLLSRSRLYLHPSYCDNSPNSLLEALAVGTPSLASNVGGIPSMVKNNNIYNLFDINDPSDLIDKLIMMLTDKEGSISKSNKSKQIIKENNGSKIVAGITIETYKQILGLN; this is encoded by the coding sequence ATGAAAATAGCATGGCTTTGCCCATATCCGATAAATAACATTCCAGAGATTAGAAGACAACTTAATGGCAATCCTGATTTTGTGCACTCTTCATCATGGATAGTTACACTTTCTAACGAACTAATTAATAATCAAGAAATTGAATTACATATTCTTAATGTATCTACTCGTGCACCAAAATATTTCTATCACAAAATAGGTCACCACTTACATGTAATTCCTTCTGGCATCCCCTTTATTTATAAAGGATTTCCATCATGGTTGCCAATCGACAGGATAACTTATTATAAAAACTTAGTAAAAAAATTCAATGATCTATTAAAAGATATTAAACCTAATATTGTACATGGACATGGCACCGAAGGCCCATACGGATTTGGAGCAGTTAATTCTGGAGTAAACAGTATTGTATCTATTCAGGGGATTATCAGTTCTTTATTCAAGTATGAGCCTAGTGTAACAAGTTGGATACAAGCAAGAATAGAAGTTAATACAATACGATCTGGTTCAAAGTTTGGATGCAGAACTAACTGGGATAAAAGTTTTGTTAAGCATAACAATAAAAATGCCCAAATCTTCTATCTTCCAGAGGCAGTTGGCGATATTTTTCTTGAAACAAACTGGAACGGTATGGATTCCGATGATATTATTGTTGTTGGAACAATTTGTAAAAGAAAAGGAACAGAATTACTACTAAGATGTGTACCCGAAATTATTAAACATTTTCCAAGATTAAACTTCAAATTTGTGGGAGGAGGCCATATTAAGTATCTGAGAAAAATGAAATCGCTAGCATCTAGATTAGGTGTAGATAAAAATATTGAATGGGTCGGTTATAGGAATCCGTCTGAAATCGCAAGATTATTATCAAGATCAAGGTTGTACCTCCACCCTTCCTATTGTGATAACAGCCCTAATTCATTACTTGAAGCACTTGCAGTGGGAACTCCTTCACTCGCATCTAATGTAGGGGGAATTCCTTCAATGGTGAAAAATAATAATATTTATAATTTATTTGATATTAATGACCCGTCAGATTTAATCGATAAACTAATTATGATGCTGACTGATAAGGAGGGTTCTATCTCAAAGAGTAATAAATCAAAGCAGATTATAAAAGAAAATAATGGTAGTAAAATAGTTGCTGGAATTACCATTGAAACATACAAACAAATTTTAGGATTAAATTAA